Proteins from a genomic interval of Hydrogenophaga sp. PAMC20947:
- a CDS encoding MoxR family ATPase: MTGTHSAPADRALREALQRVGYLADEDLATTVWLAGELQRPLLLEGDAGVGKTALATGLAKALGAELVRLQCFEGLDMAQAAYEWNYGRQLMAIRLHEGDAKGVKESDIFSREFLLERPLLKAISQDGPCVLLIDEIDRADEAFEAFLLEVLAEYQITVPEIGTIRARHIPRVILTSNGTRELSDALRRRCLYHHLDYPTLSREMAIVKSALPEADTRLVEQAVQFVQRLRQEDLIKIPGIAETLDWVSALHRMQHNTLPEDMAVMLTTLGCLLKTREDRFLLGADRARQLIEGRRAVGVAEKSSGHASARAASP; the protein is encoded by the coding sequence ATGACAGGCACCCATTCCGCGCCCGCCGACCGCGCCCTGCGCGAAGCCTTGCAGCGGGTGGGCTATCTGGCCGACGAAGACCTGGCCACCACGGTGTGGCTGGCCGGTGAACTGCAGCGCCCTTTGCTGCTGGAAGGCGATGCCGGCGTGGGCAAGACGGCGCTGGCCACCGGGTTGGCCAAGGCGCTGGGCGCCGAGCTGGTGCGCCTGCAGTGCTTTGAAGGCCTGGACATGGCGCAGGCCGCCTACGAATGGAACTACGGGCGTCAGTTGATGGCGATACGCTTGCATGAAGGCGATGCCAAAGGGGTCAAGGAGTCTGATATTTTCAGCCGCGAGTTTCTGCTCGAGCGCCCTTTGCTCAAAGCCATCAGTCAAGACGGCCCTTGTGTTCTGCTGATCGACGAAATTGACCGCGCCGACGAAGCCTTCGAGGCCTTTTTGCTCGAGGTGCTGGCCGAATACCAGATCACCGTGCCCGAGATCGGCACCATCCGGGCGCGCCACATTCCGCGCGTGATCCTCACCAGCAACGGCACGCGCGAGCTCTCAGACGCGCTGCGCCGGCGTTGCCTCTACCACCACCTGGACTACCCGACGCTGTCGCGCGAGATGGCCATTGTCAAAAGTGCACTGCCCGAAGCAGATACGCGACTGGTGGAACAAGCCGTGCAATTTGTACAGCGGCTTCGTCAGGAAGACCTGATCAAGATCCCAGGCATCGCCGAGACGCTGGACTGGGTTTCGGCCCTGCACCGCATGCAACACAACACGCTGCCCGAAGACATGGCGGTGATGCTCACCACCCTGGGCTGTCTGCTCAAGACGCGGGAAGACCGCTTCTTGCTGGGCGCCGACCGCGCCCGTCAACTCATCGAAGGTCGCCGTGCTGTGGGCGTTGCCGAAAAATCGTCCGGACACGCGTCGGCCCGGGCCGCCAGCCCATGA
- a CDS encoding VWA domain-containing protein — protein MKPTPATAPSETLAGFAALLRDHGLSVGISEQQAMLSAALTLGPLNEQRLQAAWRAIACHNAREWRLWPDLFLRYWHAHRTRAGVSVSGQMRPSRDLRQAVQQLHDQLDAAAQQPPTQTKPAPQTAGDVPGSNESDLDNGSTPRAQGGASRTEPLQQRDGLMWLPQELGALQRLARQITARLRPRPTRRWRSAQPGRRLDLRQTLRRSVAWGGEPLAPAWQVKREEPPRLFILADVSRSMESHAPLFLRIARAFAVEAQARVFVFHTRLAEVTPLMQRDSSAVQEKVNAVTAGFGAGTRIASSLNEFARVHARAQLNRGARVWIMSDGFDTDEPEHLATALVALRAHGARITWFHPTRDIPSAAALRGARAHIDRFIPLASVADLAAARNALH, from the coding sequence ATGAAACCGACGCCGGCCACGGCGCCCAGCGAAACCCTGGCCGGCTTCGCCGCGTTGTTGCGCGACCATGGTTTGTCGGTCGGCATATCCGAGCAACAGGCCATGCTCAGTGCCGCCCTGACCCTCGGTCCTCTCAATGAGCAACGCCTGCAGGCGGCCTGGCGCGCCATCGCCTGCCACAACGCCCGCGAATGGCGGCTGTGGCCCGATCTCTTCCTCCGCTACTGGCATGCGCACCGCACCCGTGCCGGTGTGAGCGTCAGCGGCCAGATGCGCCCGTCGCGCGACCTGCGCCAGGCGGTGCAGCAACTGCATGATCAGCTGGATGCAGCCGCACAACAGCCTCCCACCCAGACCAAGCCCGCACCCCAGACGGCCGGCGACGTGCCTGGCTCCAACGAGTCCGATCTGGACAACGGCTCCACCCCACGCGCCCAAGGTGGCGCCAGCCGCACCGAGCCACTGCAACAACGCGACGGCCTGATGTGGCTGCCGCAAGAACTCGGTGCTCTGCAACGGCTGGCCCGCCAGATCACGGCCCGCCTGCGCCCTCGGCCCACGCGCCGCTGGCGCAGCGCCCAACCTGGTCGACGGCTGGATTTGCGCCAGACCCTGCGCCGCAGTGTGGCCTGGGGCGGTGAACCCTTGGCCCCGGCCTGGCAGGTCAAACGCGAAGAGCCCCCGCGCCTGTTCATCCTGGCCGATGTCAGCCGCTCAATGGAATCCCACGCGCCGCTGTTCCTGCGCATCGCTCGCGCTTTTGCCGTAGAAGCGCAGGCGCGGGTGTTCGTGTTTCACACACGGTTGGCCGAAGTCACGCCGCTGATGCAACGCGACTCGTCCGCGGTGCAAGAGAAAGTCAACGCCGTGACGGCCGGGTTTGGTGCCGGCACGCGCATCGCCAGCAGCCTCAATGAGTTCGCGCGTGTACACGCCCGGGCACAGCTCAACCGGGGCGCCCGGGTCTGGATCATGTCCGATGGTTTCGACACCGATGAGCCCGAACACCTGGCCACGGCGCTGGTGGCGCTGCGCGCCCACGGGGCCCGCATCACCTGGTTTCACCCCACGCGCGACATCCCCTCGGCAGCTGCGCTGCGGGGCGCTCGCGCGCACATCGACCGTTTCATTCCGCTGGCCAGCGTCGCCGACCTGGCCGCTGCCCGCAATGCCTTGCACTAG
- a CDS encoding XdhC family protein codes for MNRNDWITQAARLQAAQQAFALVTVLRAEAPTSAKPGDKALVTADGQIHGWIGGGCAQPAVLKTVRRALADGQSQTIRIAPTDTTAERTLGDVLEFGMACHSGGTLELFVDPVLPATQLTVFGDSPVARALVGLAPRVGLCVALVAEGAMSSDHPDASVVLASDEASHVVSQLNSGGYAVVATQGRRDLPGLKAALALAPSHLWFVASERKAGVLRSSLVAGGEDADRVAGIIAPAGESIGAQTPEEIALSVLAAVVAAHRGRATHRQEPAPLAPPAAGQEDAVMPAKSCCGGAQQAADPTPASQTPAVTVANGPQAVKKSCCGS; via the coding sequence ATGAACCGAAACGACTGGATAACCCAGGCGGCCCGTCTGCAAGCCGCACAACAAGCGTTCGCGCTGGTGACCGTGTTGCGCGCCGAGGCGCCCACCTCGGCCAAACCGGGCGACAAGGCCCTGGTCACTGCCGATGGCCAGATTCACGGGTGGATCGGCGGCGGCTGTGCCCAACCCGCGGTGCTGAAAACCGTGCGCCGTGCCCTCGCCGATGGTCAATCTCAAACCATCCGTATCGCACCGACCGATACAACCGCCGAGCGCACGCTGGGCGATGTGCTGGAATTTGGCATGGCCTGCCATTCAGGCGGCACGCTCGAGCTGTTCGTTGACCCGGTCTTGCCGGCCACCCAACTCACGGTGTTCGGCGACTCACCGGTCGCCCGGGCACTGGTGGGGCTGGCGCCGCGCGTGGGCTTGTGCGTGGCCCTGGTCGCAGAGGGCGCCATGTCCAGCGATCACCCTGACGCCAGCGTTGTCCTCGCCAGCGACGAGGCCAGCCACGTTGTTTCCCAACTCAACAGCGGTGGCTATGCCGTGGTGGCCACCCAAGGCCGGCGCGATCTGCCCGGCCTGAAAGCCGCATTGGCTCTGGCGCCCAGCCATTTGTGGTTTGTGGCCAGCGAACGCAAGGCGGGCGTGTTGCGCAGCAGCCTTGTCGCCGGCGGTGAAGACGCGGATCGCGTAGCGGGCATCATTGCGCCCGCAGGCGAATCGATTGGCGCACAGACACCGGAAGAAATTGCGCTGTCGGTGCTGGCGGCCGTGGTGGCCGCCCATCGGGGCCGCGCAACACACCGCCAGGAGCCTGCCCCGTTGGCGCCACCCGCTGCGGGACAAGAAGATGCCGTGATGCCTGCAAAATCCTGTTGCGGCGGCGCCCAGCAGGCGGCGGATCCGACGCCAGCGTCTCAAACCCCGGCGGTAACGGTGGCCAATGGGCCCCAAGCCGTCAAAAAATCGTGTTGCGGGAGCTGA
- a CDS encoding nucleotidyltransferase family protein: MGCILKGGGGLYSRLVVGAVLLAAGSGSRMGNRPKSLLELGGVPLIRRQLIALSGAGVDELVVVLGHYADQIEPAVQDFPVTLVRNPDPDAGQVSSLRLGLQALSPKTDTVLVALADQPLINSQDINDLISAYKKRPEGAQVVQPTVDGQPGNPVMFSNDVRDQILAGEARIGCKQWQSAHPEAVHRWVSSNLRYRTDVDSPEDIEALAVRTGHRLRWPAHLTEAA, translated from the coding sequence ATGGGCTGCATTCTCAAAGGCGGCGGCGGCCTGTACAGCCGGTTGGTGGTGGGCGCGGTGTTGCTGGCAGCGGGCTCGGGTTCGCGCATGGGCAACCGGCCCAAGAGCTTGCTGGAGCTGGGCGGCGTGCCGCTGATCCGTCGCCAGCTGATTGCGCTCTCAGGCGCAGGCGTGGACGAGCTGGTCGTGGTGCTGGGCCACTACGCCGATCAGATCGAGCCGGCGGTGCAGGACTTCCCGGTCACGCTGGTGCGCAATCCCGACCCGGACGCAGGCCAGGTTTCGTCACTGCGGCTTGGCCTGCAAGCGCTCTCGCCCAAGACCGACACCGTGCTGGTGGCGTTGGCCGATCAGCCCTTGATCAACTCGCAAGACATCAACGACCTGATCAGTGCGTACAAAAAGCGGCCCGAGGGCGCTCAGGTGGTGCAACCGACTGTGGACGGGCAGCCGGGCAACCCGGTGATGTTCAGCAATGACGTGCGCGACCAGATTTTGGCCGGAGAAGCCCGTATCGGTTGCAAACAGTGGCAATCGGCCCACCCCGAAGCGGTGCACCGCTGGGTGAGCAGCAATCTGCGCTACCGCACCGACGTCGACAGCCCCGAAGACATCGAGGCCTTGGCCGTGCGCACCGGCCACCGCCTGCGCTGGCCAGCCCATTTGACCGAAGCGGCCTGA
- a CDS encoding TIGR02466 family protein yields MPPQALIQNWCTPMGVHHWAQAKDINPTLVRVFQSMRATDPSARAGAPFYASRDDLLQRVRLSEWEQLIGFLVDGLRQTVVLANQTAWPEAKPGLQIALRGIWFQISNQGSHHDIHTHGNCSWSGVYCVQVDAPDPREAHGAFGTTNGITRFYGPHFNQLGGAHMDFGNAYLQSAHLDVAPVPGQLVVFPAWLPHQALPYQGEADRIIVSFNASVHAASGSDQLHAYDRV; encoded by the coding sequence ATGCCACCGCAAGCCCTGATTCAAAACTGGTGCACCCCCATGGGGGTGCACCATTGGGCGCAAGCCAAAGACATCAACCCGACGCTGGTGCGGGTGTTCCAGTCCATGCGCGCCACCGACCCCAGCGCCCGCGCAGGCGCGCCGTTTTATGCCAGCCGGGACGACTTGCTGCAGCGTGTGCGCTTGTCTGAATGGGAACAGCTGATCGGCTTTCTGGTGGACGGCCTGCGCCAGACCGTGGTGCTGGCCAACCAGACGGCATGGCCCGAAGCCAAACCTGGCCTGCAGATCGCCCTGCGAGGTATCTGGTTCCAGATCAGCAACCAGGGCAGCCACCACGACATACACACCCACGGCAACTGCTCCTGGTCGGGGGTGTATTGCGTGCAGGTTGATGCCCCGGATCCGCGCGAGGCGCATGGTGCTTTCGGCACAACCAATGGCATCACCCGCTTTTATGGCCCGCACTTCAACCAGCTCGGCGGTGCCCACATGGATTTCGGCAACGCCTACCTGCAGTCGGCCCATCTCGATGTGGCGCCTGTACCGGGTCAGCTGGTGGTTTTCCCCGCCTGGTTACCGCACCAGGCCCTGCCTTACCAAGGCGAGGCCGATCGCATCATCGTGTCGTTCAATGCCAGCGTGCACGCCGCCTCGGGCTCCGACCAGCTGCACGCCTATGACCGGGTCTGA
- a CDS encoding FAD-binding oxidoreductase, whose protein sequence is MQAIHSDFLILGAGIAGASTGFFLAPHGRCVMLERESQPGYHSTGRSAAQYIATYGTPQVRALTRASEAFFQHPPEGFSSAPLLLPRGLLTFASEADLPALQTAWDVLRQTSSTGQWLTSEQACALVPALRPDQVSAAILEPESYDMDVHAIHQGYLRGFRRAGGDLFNNAEVLAIQRTNDLWEVTTTAGTRYSAPVLINAAGAWCDTIAGLAGVPPIGLVPKRRSAFTFSAPANMPSAAWPMVLDVQARFYMKPDAGALLASPVNEDPTHPQDVQPEELDVAIAIDALETATTLSVRPSHTWAGLRSFVNDGDLVAGFDANASGFFWCAAQGGYGIQTSAAMGGACSAMVRQLPLPAHLTEQGLTADMLSPRRLSAAPA, encoded by the coding sequence ATGCAAGCCATTCACAGCGATTTCCTCATCCTCGGCGCCGGCATCGCGGGGGCCTCCACTGGTTTTTTCCTCGCGCCACACGGCCGCTGCGTCATGCTGGAGCGTGAGAGCCAGCCGGGCTACCACAGCACAGGCCGCTCGGCCGCACAGTACATCGCCACCTACGGCACACCGCAGGTGCGTGCACTGACACGCGCCAGCGAGGCCTTTTTTCAACACCCCCCCGAAGGCTTTTCCAGCGCACCCCTGCTGCTGCCGCGCGGTCTCCTGACCTTTGCCAGTGAGGCCGACTTGCCCGCGCTACAAACCGCCTGGGATGTGCTGCGCCAAACCAGCAGCACCGGCCAGTGGCTGACCAGCGAACAGGCGTGTGCGCTTGTTCCAGCCTTGCGACCCGATCAGGTGAGCGCGGCCATTCTGGAGCCTGAGAGCTATGACATGGATGTGCATGCGATCCACCAAGGCTACCTGAGGGGATTCAGGCGCGCTGGAGGAGACTTGTTCAACAACGCCGAAGTGTTGGCCATCCAGCGCACCAACGACCTCTGGGAGGTCACCACAACGGCGGGCACCCGCTACAGCGCGCCCGTGCTCATCAATGCAGCAGGCGCCTGGTGCGACACCATCGCAGGGCTCGCGGGCGTACCCCCCATCGGGCTGGTCCCCAAACGCCGCAGCGCATTCACCTTCTCCGCGCCTGCCAACATGCCATCGGCCGCATGGCCCATGGTCCTGGATGTGCAGGCGCGTTTTTACATGAAGCCCGATGCTGGCGCCTTGCTCGCATCGCCCGTCAACGAAGACCCCACCCATCCGCAAGACGTGCAGCCCGAAGAGCTGGACGTCGCCATTGCCATCGATGCCCTGGAAACCGCGACCACGCTGAGTGTGCGTCCCAGCCACACCTGGGCCGGACTGCGTTCCTTCGTGAACGATGGCGACCTGGTGGCGGGCTTCGATGCCAACGCCAGCGGCTTTTTCTGGTGCGCCGCGCAAGGGGGCTATGGCATCCAGACCAGTGCCGCCATGGGCGGGGCCTGTTCGGCAATGGTGCGCCAGCTGCCGCTGCCCGCGCACCTGACCGAGCAGGGCTTGACCGCCGACATGCTGTCTCCCCGGCGCCTGAGCGCTGCGCCAGCGTAA
- a CDS encoding ABC transporter ATP-binding protein: MPTTQATPAVIETQQLCMSYPLARDRVDVLRDVSIRIAAGTRVAIAGPSGSGKTSLLLLLSGLERPSSGRVIVDGVDLGTLDADGLADLRRERVGIVFQSFHLLPSLTALDNAALPLQMAGRRDARHLATAMLERVGLGGRLNHHPSQLSGGEQQRVAIARALVHRPSLLLADEPTGNLDDHTAESVRELLFELNREQGTTLVLVTHDLDFAARCDRVLRLHDGQLHETPAAPADRVVAPDAVPV, encoded by the coding sequence ATGCCCACCACGCAAGCCACGCCTGCCGTCATCGAAACCCAACAGCTCTGCATGTCCTACCCGCTCGCGCGCGACCGGGTGGACGTGCTGCGGGACGTGAGCATCCGCATCGCCGCCGGAACCCGCGTGGCGATTGCAGGGCCGTCCGGCTCCGGCAAAACCTCGTTGCTGTTGCTGCTCTCGGGCCTGGAGCGCCCGAGCAGCGGCCGCGTGATCGTCGACGGGGTGGATCTGGGCACGCTGGACGCTGACGGTCTGGCCGACCTGCGCCGCGAGCGTGTGGGCATCGTGTTCCAGAGTTTTCACCTGCTCCCCTCGCTCACGGCGCTGGACAACGCGGCGTTGCCGTTGCAGATGGCCGGGCGGCGCGACGCGCGCCACCTGGCCACAGCCATGCTGGAGCGCGTGGGACTGGGTGGCCGGCTGAACCACCACCCCAGCCAGCTCTCCGGTGGCGAGCAGCAGCGGGTGGCGATCGCACGCGCGCTGGTACATCGGCCCAGCCTGCTGCTGGCCGACGAGCCCACCGGCAACCTCGACGACCACACCGCCGAATCGGTGCGTGAACTGCTGTTTGAACTCAACCGGGAGCAAGGGACCACGCTGGTGCTGGTGACCCACGACCTGGATTTCGCCGCGCGTTGCGACCGTGTGCTGCGCCTGCACGACGGCCAGTTGCACGAAACACCTGCGGCCCCAGCCGACAGGGTGGTCGCACCTGATGCGGTTCCTGTTTAG
- a CDS encoding FtsX-like permease family protein encodes MRFLFSLAWRDLRASGRQLWIFVACLLLGVSLVAAGGGLYRQVADALRADARLLFGGDVEVESAQPLPPEVLAWMLAPGEGAATVSRLIELRTMLRSEDGHAQLIELQSADAAYPLYGQVTLAPAGTLDTTLAERGGAWGAALDATLAQRMDLSVGDTVEVGDLSLTVRALITRQPDRSLRADWGAAPVLVADGALIATGLVQPLSRIDYRYRVRTEQPPSTWRDAFVAAFPALDAEVDTFDERSERMAEVLGQIGSGLLLIGFSALFIGGLGVFNSVQAYLQGKLTSLATLRALGLRDGRLAAMVLIQIVMLALLASAAGVLLGNALALAGALATADRLPIALLLNGLWQPSLVALAFGVLTAVVFALPALGRALSVTPAALFRGVDGVSLRTPRRAWLLTGAVALAVVALLVVALPDPRFGLGFVLATAALLALLEGLTRGLRVLAGRLQASKRWSPPLAMQLALANLQQPASPLRPALLSLGSALTLLVACTLVVTTLLRTVNETVPANAPALVFYDVQTEQIPLLQDTLNASPGLQQVRTAPLVLGRLAAVNGEALRDSGDGARAREARDEHKLSNQAGNFDDVVVVRGTWWPEGHRGKPLVAMEDREADQLGLQVGDQLRFDILGTPVAATLSAIYSQRRMQSRLWLEAIFSDGVLDPFITRHVGAAYMPAEESLAAQDRLAAAAPNIATVRTESVLRETRALMARASRGLAVVALVCLAASLLVLGSVVAASRSRQVYDATVMHALGARHSMLRRVLIWEYALLAFVTAGFAIVAGSALATGLLRWRLDMDPLGLYWSGALTAVAVSVISLGLGAHYLLRQMQINPALLLRSSG; translated from the coding sequence ATGCGGTTCCTGTTTAGTCTGGCCTGGCGCGACCTGCGCGCCAGCGGCCGCCAACTCTGGATCTTTGTCGCCTGCCTGCTACTGGGTGTGTCTCTGGTGGCGGCTGGCGGTGGCCTTTATCGGCAGGTGGCCGATGCCTTGCGGGCTGACGCGCGGCTGCTGTTCGGCGGCGACGTCGAGGTCGAGTCGGCGCAGCCGCTGCCACCCGAAGTACTGGCCTGGATGCTGGCACCCGGTGAAGGCGCCGCGACCGTCTCGCGTCTGATCGAGCTGCGCACCATGCTGCGCAGCGAAGACGGCCACGCACAGCTGATCGAATTGCAGAGTGCCGATGCTGCCTACCCGCTGTATGGCCAGGTGACGCTGGCACCCGCCGGCACGCTCGATACCACGCTGGCAGAGCGCGGCGGCGCCTGGGGTGCGGCGCTCGATGCCACCCTGGCCCAGCGCATGGATCTTTCAGTGGGCGATACCGTCGAGGTCGGCGACCTGAGCCTGACCGTGCGCGCCCTCATCACCCGCCAGCCCGACCGCAGCCTGCGTGCCGACTGGGGCGCTGCGCCGGTACTGGTGGCCGACGGTGCGCTGATCGCCACCGGTCTGGTGCAGCCGCTCAGCCGCATCGATTACCGCTACCGCGTGCGCACCGAACAGCCACCCAGCACCTGGCGGGATGCGTTCGTCGCCGCCTTTCCAGCACTCGATGCCGAGGTCGACACCTTCGACGAGCGCAGCGAGCGCATGGCCGAAGTGCTGGGCCAGATCGGTTCCGGCCTGCTGCTGATCGGCTTCTCGGCGCTGTTCATCGGTGGCCTGGGCGTGTTCAACAGCGTGCAAGCCTACCTGCAGGGCAAGCTCACGTCACTGGCCACGTTGCGCGCGCTGGGCCTGCGCGACGGTCGGCTGGCGGCGATGGTGCTGATCCAGATCGTGATGCTGGCCCTGCTGGCCAGCGCCGCAGGTGTGCTGCTCGGCAATGCACTGGCGCTGGCCGGCGCGCTGGCAACCGCCGACCGCCTGCCGATCGCGCTCTTGCTCAACGGCCTCTGGCAACCCTCACTGGTAGCGTTGGCCTTTGGCGTGTTGACCGCGGTGGTATTTGCCCTGCCAGCGCTCGGGCGCGCGCTGTCGGTCACCCCCGCGGCCCTGTTCCGCGGCGTCGACGGCGTGTCGCTGCGCACGCCACGGCGCGCCTGGTTGCTCACCGGCGCGGTGGCGCTGGCGGTGGTGGCACTGTTGGTGGTGGCGCTACCCGATCCGCGCTTTGGTCTGGGCTTCGTGCTCGCCACGGCGGCCTTGCTGGCGCTGCTGGAGGGGCTCACACGCGGACTGCGGGTGCTGGCGGGTCGTCTGCAGGCCAGCAAGCGATGGTCGCCACCGCTCGCCATGCAGCTCGCGCTGGCCAACCTGCAGCAACCGGCCTCGCCACTGCGCCCGGCCCTGCTGTCGCTGGGTTCGGCGCTCACGCTGCTGGTGGCTTGCACGCTGGTGGTCACCACGCTGCTGCGCACAGTGAACGAGACCGTGCCGGCCAACGCGCCGGCACTGGTGTTCTACGATGTCCAGACCGAACAGATACCCCTGCTGCAGGACACCTTGAATGCCTCGCCCGGCCTGCAGCAGGTGCGCACCGCACCACTGGTGCTGGGTCGCCTGGCCGCCGTCAACGGCGAGGCCTTGCGCGACAGCGGCGATGGCGCGCGCGCGCGAGAGGCACGCGACGAACACAAGCTGAGTAACCAGGCCGGCAATTTCGACGACGTGGTGGTGGTGCGTGGCACCTGGTGGCCCGAGGGCCACCGCGGCAAGCCGCTGGTGGCCATGGAAGACCGCGAAGCCGACCAGCTTGGCCTGCAGGTGGGTGACCAGCTGCGCTTCGACATCCTGGGCACACCGGTAGCGGCCACGCTCAGCGCCATCTACAGCCAGCGTCGCATGCAGTCGCGCCTGTGGCTCGAAGCCATCTTCAGCGACGGCGTGCTCGACCCTTTCATCACACGCCACGTGGGCGCGGCCTACATGCCCGCGGAGGAATCGCTCGCCGCGCAGGACCGGTTGGCCGCTGCCGCCCCCAACATCGCCACCGTGCGCACCGAATCGGTGCTGCGCGAAACCCGCGCCCTGATGGCGCGCGCCAGCAGGGGGTTGGCGGTAGTCGCGCTGGTGTGTCTGGCGGCCAGCCTGCTGGTGCTGGGCAGCGTCGTCGCCGCCAGCCGCAGCCGGCAGGTGTACGACGCAACCGTGATGCACGCATTGGGCGCGCGGCATTCGATGCTGCGGCGCGTCCTGATCTGGGAATACGCGCTGCTGGCCTTTGTGACCGCCGGCTTTGCCATCGTCGCAGGCAGTGCGCTGGCCACCGGACTGCTGCGCTGGCGCCTGGACATGGACCCCCTGGGCCTGTACTGGAGCGGTGCGCTCACCGCCGTGGCCGTGAGCGTCATCAGCCTGGGCCTGGGGGCACACTACCTGCTGCGCCAGATGCAAATCAACCCCGCCCTGCTGCTGCGCAGCAGCGGGTAA
- a CDS encoding hemolysin family protein → MTNTFESLAATSLGSDAFLLVLYVVLALLFSFLCSVAEATLLSITPSYIAGLKEAQPQKATLLKQLKEDNIDQSLAAILTVNTIAHTVGAIGAGSKATSVFGSAWFGLFSAVMTLLILFLSEIVPKTLGAVYWRQLASPTAAFVNLLVKSMYPLIVVSERITRLISGGKKLHDFNREEFVALAGIGQEQGLINERESKIIRNLFLFKSVEASTIMTPRIVVAALQKDTPVHEALGTPEKTPFSRLPIYGNDLDSVSGFVLREDLLVAQNQGKGEQPVSTFRREIVSVPSSTPLSRLLETLLEQRQHIAVVVGEYGETKGLVTLEDVVETLLGIEILDEGDKVEDMQQLARQLWAKRAERMGLKLDAE, encoded by the coding sequence TTGACCAACACCTTCGAATCCCTGGCCGCCACTTCACTCGGGAGCGATGCCTTCCTGCTCGTGCTGTACGTGGTACTGGCCCTGCTGTTTTCCTTCCTCTGCTCCGTGGCCGAGGCCACACTGCTGAGCATCACGCCGTCCTATATCGCCGGACTGAAAGAGGCCCAGCCCCAAAAGGCCACCTTGCTCAAACAACTGAAGGAAGACAACATCGATCAGTCGCTGGCCGCCATCCTCACCGTCAACACCATCGCCCACACGGTAGGGGCCATCGGCGCCGGCTCCAAAGCCACGTCGGTGTTCGGCAGCGCCTGGTTCGGCCTGTTCTCGGCGGTGATGACGCTGCTCATCCTCTTTCTCTCCGAAATCGTGCCCAAGACACTGGGTGCGGTGTACTGGCGCCAACTGGCCAGCCCGACTGCGGCCTTTGTGAACCTGCTGGTCAAGAGCATGTACCCGCTGATCGTGGTCTCGGAAAGAATCACGCGCCTGATCTCCGGCGGCAAGAAGCTGCACGACTTCAACCGCGAAGAGTTTGTTGCTCTGGCCGGTATCGGACAGGAACAGGGCCTGATCAACGAGCGCGAATCCAAGATCATCCGCAACCTGTTCCTGTTCAAGTCGGTCGAGGCCAGCACCATCATGACGCCGCGTATCGTGGTCGCGGCGCTGCAAAAAGACACCCCGGTGCACGAGGCACTGGGAACACCTGAAAAAACCCCGTTCTCGCGCCTGCCCATATACGGGAACGACCTGGATTCGGTGAGCGGCTTTGTGCTGCGCGAAGACCTGCTGGTGGCGCAGAACCAGGGCAAGGGTGAGCAGCCCGTGTCCACCTTCCGGCGTGAGATCGTCTCGGTGCCCTCCTCCACGCCGCTCTCGCGTCTGCTGGAGACCCTGCTTGAACAGCGCCAGCACATTGCCGTTGTGGTCGGTGAATATGGCGAAACCAAAGGACTGGTCACGCTGGAAGACGTGGTCGAAACCCTGCTGGGCATCGAAATCCTCGACGAGGGTGACAAGGTCGAAGACATGCAGCAGCTCGCGCGCCAGCTGTGGGCCAAACGCGCAGAGCGCATGGGCTTGAAGCTCGACGCCGAATGA